A window of Photobacterium sp. GJ3 contains these coding sequences:
- a CDS encoding ABC transporter substrate-binding protein yields MRFSLLFSGLLASAALPVSWFASAANDCGHVTIADMNWNSATFIAHVDQFILQQGYGCDAELVPGDSIPTTTSMIEKSEPDIAPEMWSNTMREALDIGVNEGRLRYAGVTLSDGGEEGFWVPAYLVKQYPELKTLAGIRAKAKLFRHPEDPDRAAMMGCPAGWTCQITTEHLFDALKLADSGFELLDPGSGAGLAASIAKAYERKEPWFGYYWAPTAILGKYEMVKVDFGTGVDVAHYQSCITQADCLNPKPTMYPPSPVDTVVTEKFAQRAPQALAYLSKRSFTNPQMNRMLAWMEENQADGEIAADYFFREHPKLWTQWVSPEAEKRLMEALKAQ; encoded by the coding sequence ATGCGTTTTTCTCTGTTGTTCTCTGGTCTGCTGGCATCGGCGGCCCTGCCGGTCAGCTGGTTTGCCTCTGCTGCCAATGATTGTGGTCATGTCACCATTGCGGATATGAACTGGAATTCTGCCACTTTTATCGCCCACGTTGATCAGTTCATTCTTCAGCAGGGTTACGGCTGTGATGCCGAACTGGTGCCGGGAGACAGTATCCCGACAACCACGTCCATGATCGAAAAAAGTGAGCCCGATATTGCCCCGGAAATGTGGAGTAATACGATGCGTGAAGCCCTGGATATCGGGGTGAATGAAGGTCGCTTGCGCTATGCCGGGGTCACGTTATCGGATGGCGGTGAAGAAGGGTTCTGGGTACCAGCCTATCTGGTGAAACAATACCCGGAACTGAAAACACTGGCAGGTATTCGGGCGAAAGCCAAACTCTTCCGACATCCGGAAGACCCGGATCGTGCTGCGATGATGGGATGTCCGGCCGGGTGGACCTGCCAGATCACAACCGAACATCTCTTTGATGCCCTCAAGCTGGCAGACAGTGGCTTTGAACTGTTGGATCCGGGTTCAGGTGCCGGACTGGCAGCGTCGATAGCAAAAGCGTATGAGCGCAAGGAACCCTGGTTTGGCTATTACTGGGCACCGACAGCCATCCTTGGGAAATATGAGATGGTGAAAGTTGACTTCGGAACCGGTGTGGATGTGGCGCATTATCAATCCTGTATTACTCAGGCGGACTGTTTGAATCCGAAACCCACCATGTACCCGCCATCACCGGTTGATACCGTAGTGACAGAAAAGTTTGCCCAGCGCGCACCGCAAGCGCTGGCGTATCTGTCGAAGCGTTCTTTTACCAATCCGCAAATGAATCGGATGCTGGCCTGGATGGAAGAAAATCAGGCGGATGGTGAGATTGCGGCAGACTATTTTTTCAGAGAGCACCCAAAATTATGGACGCAATGGGTCAGCCCTGAGGCGGAAAAGCGCTTGATGGAAGCGTTGAAAGCGCAGTGA
- a CDS encoding tRNA-(ms[2]io[6]A)-hydroxylase, translating into MTDTHHQINELLTPVRQFLHCDTPDSWIDEARRPENLNELLVDHCNCELKASQTAIYLIRKYAVDEASGQALLEWAKPYEDFVYGKLRQKDAFHGKKNGLSAPLTAKADCPYGQDLIDKMVRLIKEEFHHFEQVLEIMDSRGIAYSSLTAGRYARGLMKVVRTHEPATLVDKLIVGAYIEARSCERFAKLAPFLDEELKKFYLSLLRSEARHYQDYLKLAEQIAGEAITDRIQIIGQREAELINSPDDRFRFHSGIPVAALVN; encoded by the coding sequence ATGACAGACACACATCACCAGATCAACGAACTGCTGACTCCGGTTCGCCAATTTCTGCATTGCGACACACCAGACAGCTGGATTGATGAAGCCCGCCGACCGGAAAACTTAAACGAGCTGCTGGTTGATCACTGTAACTGTGAGCTGAAAGCAAGCCAGACGGCCATATACCTGATCCGAAAATATGCCGTGGATGAAGCCAGCGGACAGGCACTGCTGGAATGGGCAAAGCCCTATGAAGACTTCGTGTATGGCAAATTGCGTCAGAAAGATGCGTTTCATGGCAAGAAAAACGGCCTGAGCGCACCGCTGACAGCGAAAGCGGATTGTCCGTACGGACAGGATCTGATCGACAAAATGGTTCGCCTGATCAAAGAAGAATTTCATCATTTTGAGCAGGTGCTTGAGATCATGGACAGCCGGGGCATCGCCTATTCCAGCCTGACTGCGGGGCGCTATGCCCGCGGCCTGATGAAAGTCGTCCGCACGCATGAACCGGCCACTCTGGTGGATAAGCTGATTGTCGGTGCCTACATCGAAGCGCGTTCCTGCGAACGCTTCGCCAAACTGGCCCCCTTCCTGGATGAAGAACTGAAAAAGTTCTATCTCTCCCTGCTGCGGTCAGAAGCCCGTCATTATCAGGATTACCTGAAACTGGCCGAACAGATTGCCGGAGAAGCGATCACCGATCGCATTCAGATCATTGGCCAACGTGAAGCTGAGCTGATCAACAGCCCGGATGATCGCTTCCGTTTTCACAGTGGGATTCCGGTGGCCGCGCTGGTGAACTGA
- a CDS encoding SgrR family transcriptional regulator codes for MRYWRALTFLRDELTVGERQRLSLDHLAGVLSCTRRNAQIVIKKLVEEGWIRWQPGVGRGNLPTICLLKPVDSTIRQAALSLLAQNQIERATALLPAQERQGLLAEYLAQHRSGHVALPTPAQHHQDVLRIPFYRGIHDLDAVQLSRRTEIHLGSSIYAGLLQRDVRSGCIEGDLAAHWERRGDDWLITLRKGLMFHDGSSLTATEVKAHFERLKASDCTNARLFDCIERVDVLSPLCLKLVTQATPDFVPALLTQKAAGISKVTPDGQVLGAGAFRLDECTEWLTRLTAFEHYHGYRPWLDAVEIWNIGDRAMDFDLSSDVVHPWLVPEKTAPFSQLEAWELGCEYVLLNENRTAWMRVQKHRLRLSAFLRQLPLPESMALSDYRVAKGMLKSETPEQSECLPVDFVGLPAPERPLCVLTYQLRDHIALAESLTAALNAAGIAATCCIDTFPDFNRAERLAEADIIISGEVFGEDSVLSWMEWLKASTALNVCLSTRHQKVLYQKLETVFQFESEAERLESFGAVERWLVESGLYRPLWQNRQQLGIRPHLNGVSLLANGWIDFSRVVFSSPARPPESHCENGSDHPGC; via the coding sequence ATGCGTTATTGGCGAGCTTTGACTTTTCTGAGAGATGAGTTGACTGTGGGAGAACGTCAGCGGCTGTCCCTTGACCATCTGGCCGGGGTTCTATCCTGTACCCGACGCAACGCTCAGATCGTGATTAAAAAACTGGTAGAGGAAGGTTGGATCCGCTGGCAACCTGGGGTCGGGCGGGGCAATCTGCCGACGATTTGTCTGCTGAAGCCGGTCGATTCGACGATCAGGCAGGCGGCTTTATCTTTATTGGCACAGAACCAGATCGAACGTGCCACTGCCCTGCTGCCTGCTCAGGAAAGGCAGGGACTGCTGGCTGAATATCTGGCACAGCATCGCTCCGGGCATGTGGCGCTCCCAACGCCTGCGCAGCACCATCAGGATGTTCTGCGGATCCCGTTTTATCGCGGCATTCATGATCTGGACGCGGTGCAGTTATCGCGGCGAACGGAAATTCATCTTGGCAGCTCTATATATGCCGGATTGCTTCAACGGGATGTGAGATCCGGCTGCATTGAAGGTGACCTGGCAGCGCACTGGGAACGACGTGGCGATGACTGGCTGATCACATTACGCAAAGGGCTGATGTTTCATGACGGTTCGTCTCTGACTGCAACAGAAGTGAAGGCTCACTTTGAACGGTTAAAGGCATCAGACTGTACCAACGCCCGGCTGTTTGACTGTATTGAGCGGGTCGATGTGCTATCGCCGCTGTGTCTCAAACTGGTGACTCAGGCAACCCCGGATTTTGTGCCAGCGCTGCTGACACAAAAAGCGGCCGGTATTTCGAAAGTGACTCCCGATGGGCAAGTCCTGGGCGCAGGCGCATTTCGTCTGGATGAATGCACAGAATGGCTGACCCGACTGACTGCTTTTGAACACTATCACGGGTATCGTCCCTGGCTGGATGCGGTGGAAATCTGGAACATTGGTGATCGGGCCATGGATTTTGATCTCAGCAGTGATGTTGTCCACCCTTGGCTGGTGCCAGAGAAAACTGCGCCGTTTTCTCAGCTTGAAGCCTGGGAGCTGGGGTGTGAATACGTTTTACTGAATGAAAACCGTACGGCATGGATGCGGGTCCAGAAACACAGGTTGCGCCTCTCTGCGTTTCTCCGTCAATTGCCGCTGCCTGAGAGCATGGCCCTGTCAGATTATCGGGTTGCGAAGGGCATGCTGAAGTCAGAAACCCCTGAACAATCAGAGTGCCTGCCGGTGGATTTCGTCGGACTGCCTGCACCGGAGCGGCCATTGTGTGTTCTGACTTATCAATTGCGTGATCATATCGCACTGGCTGAGTCATTGACCGCGGCACTGAATGCTGCCGGGATTGCTGCAACCTGCTGTATCGATACCTTTCCGGACTTTAACCGTGCCGAGCGGCTGGCAGAGGCGGATATCATTATCTCCGGCGAGGTGTTCGGGGAAGATTCAGTCCTGAGCTGGATGGAATGGCTCAAAGCAAGTACGGCGCTGAATGTTTGTCTGAGCACCCGGCATCAGAAGGTGTTGTATCAAAAGCTGGAAACGGTTTTTCAGTTTGAGAGCGAGGCGGAGCGGCTGGAATCATTCGGGGCGGTGGAGCGCTGGCTGGTTGAAAGCGGACTCTATCGTCCGTTATGGCAAAACCGCCAGCAGCTGGGTATCAGGCCCCATCTGAACGGGGTGTCGCTGCTGGCGAATGGCTGGATCGATTTCAGTCGCGTGGTGTTCAGTTCACCAGCGCGGCCACCGGAATCCCACTGTGAAAACGGAAGCGATCATCCGGGCTGTTGA
- a CDS encoding MFS transporter, with the protein MTTTTQSHPGIWKDPRFLMLFSSAFFAAFGAKIYSLALPLLVFDLTSSAEWMGWMRAVEYLPNLLLALFIGVWVDRVNRKHWSQVMLIGQCLCLLIAYTAVEWLAEPLWALFPAAFLMMAFDYGYHNARLGMMKTALPQALQNTATARFSTLYSFLETVGPVLSGALLLMTAIHQVFLLLIVFYLFAFIQLHRMSFAPAEPVVHPPVLTALREGWQALTADRAMCLITAAVVIINTTGAVFHVQSIYFAKATLMMSHLEVSYLIAASGIGGVLGGLVADKIRKRMGLGLLLILSIAFESLGFVLPALFPSAPVLALSFFVISSIGLMSSICIWSYRQEAFSDAVLGRVAGITGSLFKLGMPFGLAASGYLVAALGTDVLFSLCFIIQLITAILLCLTRVRNMV; encoded by the coding sequence ATGACAACCACCACTCAATCCCACCCAGGTATCTGGAAAGACCCCCGGTTTCTGATGCTCTTTTCCAGTGCCTTCTTTGCCGCTTTCGGGGCCAAAATTTACAGCCTGGCCCTCCCCTTGCTGGTTTTTGATTTAACGTCTTCCGCAGAGTGGATGGGCTGGATGCGCGCAGTGGAGTACTTACCCAATCTGCTGCTGGCCCTGTTTATTGGCGTGTGGGTGGACAGAGTGAATCGCAAACACTGGTCGCAGGTCATGCTGATTGGTCAGTGCCTCTGCCTGCTGATCGCTTATACGGCAGTGGAATGGCTCGCAGAGCCGTTGTGGGCGCTTTTTCCTGCCGCCTTTCTGATGATGGCATTCGACTACGGCTACCATAATGCCCGTCTCGGCATGATGAAGACTGCGCTGCCACAGGCATTGCAGAATACGGCCACCGCACGTTTCAGTACCCTGTACAGCTTTCTTGAAACGGTTGGCCCCGTGTTATCCGGGGCGCTGCTGCTGATGACGGCGATTCATCAGGTGTTCCTGCTGCTCATCGTGTTTTATCTGTTTGCTTTCATCCAATTGCACCGCATGTCGTTTGCCCCCGCTGAGCCGGTAGTCCATCCGCCGGTACTGACAGCACTCCGCGAAGGCTGGCAGGCGCTCACCGCCGACCGGGCAATGTGCCTGATCACTGCCGCTGTTGTGATCATCAATACCACCGGGGCTGTATTTCATGTTCAGTCGATTTATTTTGCGAAAGCAACCCTGATGATGAGCCATCTGGAAGTCAGTTATCTGATTGCGGCCTCTGGCATCGGCGGGGTGCTGGGCGGACTGGTTGCAGACAAAATCAGAAAGCGCATGGGGCTGGGCTTGCTGCTGATTCTTTCGATTGCGTTTGAATCCCTTGGATTTGTTCTGCCGGCTCTGTTCCCGAGTGCGCCCGTCTTAGCACTGTCTTTCTTCGTCATCAGCAGTATTGGTCTGATGAGCTCGATCTGCATCTGGAGTTACCGCCAGGAAGCATTCAGCGACGCAGTGCTGGGGCGTGTGGCTGGCATCACGGGGTCACTGTTTAAACTGGGGATGCCGTTCGGGTTAGCAGCATCCGGATATCTCGTGGCCGCGCTGGGAACTGATGTCCTGTTTTCACTGTGTTTTATCATTCAGCTCATCACAGCAATCCTGCTCTGCCTGACACGTGTGAGAAACATGGTGTAA